One region of Oncorhynchus nerka isolate Pitt River linkage group LG22, Oner_Uvic_2.0, whole genome shotgun sequence genomic DNA includes:
- the LOC115104566 gene encoding otospiralin-like — protein MSSNAATAVGIQRLSNLLKHLETLLDPETDSTSGTTHTEVRMKLLVQLSILFLCLITCKLTDARAFTPEGVPYDEPPAVPYWPYTTSDFWHYVEYFRSIGAYNHINEMARAFYAHQHLGDTLGYETNEGHEH, from the exons ATGTCTTCCAATgctgcgactgctgtcggcatccaaagattatctaACTTGCTTAAACACTTGGAG ACTCTTCTAGACCCCGAGACAGACAGCACCTCTGGAACGACACACACAG AAGTCAGGATGAAGTTGCTGGTTCAGCTTAGtattctcttcctctgtctcatcACCTGTAAGCTCACTG ATGCCAGAGCCTTCACCCCTGAAGGAG ttcCATATGATGAGCCCCCGGCAGTCCCATACTGGCCATACACCACCTCAGACTTCTGGCACTACGTAGAGTACTTCAGGTCTATTGGAGCCTACAACCACATCAATGAAATGGCCCGGGCCTTCTATGCTCACCAACACCTGGGAGACACACTGGGATATGAGACCAACGAGGGACATGaacattga
- the LOC115104969 gene encoding uncharacterized protein LOC115104969 isoform X1: MAGRSRTSFSGVLTAALLATILLPEFLSAGPVFQKLNGHVGDATEETAVAMASSRRLVRNRRNISWYKQHSDFWSWYKYFTDNGNTEAVQELDRVYLAYLQNKNRAEGRRSYKAYLGHLGDIYKACADSEDPNCVASATSRQKPETPKAPPKPAPVKACDPYRDPYCLYAAKSQPPPSPGPVKAPAPNYVRAPVAVKEPHSGYYYSPAVQPFLSKEQKAELLRICSAEDVDCLQYHLRAAFGHNPSAGPLPSYAHLGCDPKDPTCKPQLVQKAPSGLFLRYPNCDPRDPRCVYAASLQAPRSPAPAGPGSCNPLFEDGCNPLTATKYATAPEEFKEEHKDEPAAMRAAPPAPEQRSDPFAMYRDANANGNHQGSAPSSQAGDPYSMFRQGSALSAQASDPYAMYRQGSARSAQASDPYAMYRQGSAPSAQASDPYAMYRHGSAPSAQASDPYAMYRQGSALRAQASDPYAMYRQGSALRAQASDPYAMYRQASSPSAPAIDPYAMYRRAIATDQANDPYTMYRQANANDPLEMYREAAASMHRHVPPSPPQQAPAPPPRYEEPTQEDRHPLGPRGRTKEGYECFIGYDQECYPIARAEPRSGVHRNTAYPAEPYEPHLNADGSRNGVLEPSDPDCDPEYDTNCRLRRYEPREDLLPDANAQAVHQGEPQHSRDHSYNQGEPERESEADSEPYQSGQEETYGAYPPPSQGLSYGSYPSTQQGMPSFQDMLRGYGDQYPEQDNHRAYAADYRQK; this comes from the exons aTGGCTGGAAGGAGCAGAACGTCGTTCTCCGGTGTGTTGACTGCTGCTCTGCTGGCCACCATACTGCTGCCTG AATTCCTGTCGGCAGGGCCGGTGTTTCAGAAGCTCAATGGACATG TAGGGGATGCCACTGAAGAGACAGCGGTTGCCATGGCATCGTCAAGGAGGCTTGTCCGTAACCGTAGAAACATCAGCTGGTACAAGCAACACTCAGACTTCTGGAGCTGGTACAAATACTTCACGGACAATGGAAACACGGAGGCA GTCCAGGAGCTGGACAGGGTCTACCTGGCCTACCTCCAAAATAAGAACCGTGCTGAGGGACGTCGCTCTTATAAGGCCTACCTGGGCCACCTAGGGGACATCTACAAGGCCTGCGCCGACTCAGAGGACCCAAATTGCGTGGCCTCGGCCACTAGCCGGCAAAAACCTGAAACCCCCAAGGCCCCTCCTAAGCCCGCCCCTGTCAAGGCCTGTGACCCCTACAG GGACCCATATTGTCTGTATGCTGCCAAGAGCCAGCCCCCACCTTCCCCTGGCCCGGTCAAGGCCCCAGCCCCCAATTATGTGCGTGCCCCTGTGGCTGTTAAAGAACCTCATTCTGGGTACTACTACTCCCCCGCTGTGCAGCCCTTCCTGTCCAAG GAGCAGAAGGCGGAGCTGCTGCGTATCTGTTCAGCGGAGGACGTGGACTGTCTCCAGTACCACCTGAGAGCTGCTTTCGGCCACAATCCCTCCGCTGGGCCCCTGCCCTCCTACGCCCACCTGGGCTGTGACCCGAAAGACCCCACCTGTAAACCCCAGCTGGTCCAAAAAGCTCCCTCCGGCCTCTTCCTCCGTTACCCCAACTGTGACCCCAGAGACCCTCGTTGCGTCTACGCTGCATCCCTACAG GCACCCCGTTCCCCCGCCCCGGCAGGTCCTGGTTCCTGCAACCCTCTGTTTGAGGACGGTTGTAACCCTCTCACTGCAACCAAGTACGCCACGGCACCAGAGGAGTTCAAGGAAGAACACAAAGATGAACCCGCCGCAATGCGTGCTGCGCCCCCAGCTCCCGAGCAACGCAGCGACCCATTCGCTATGTACAGGGATGCTAATGCTAATGGTAACCACCAAGGCAGTGCTCCAAGCTCTCAAGCTGGTGACCCATATTCCATGTTCCGCCAAGGCAGTGCTCTCAGCGCTCAAGCTAGTGACCCATATGCCATGTACCGCCAAGGCAGTGCTCGCAGTGCTCAAGCTAGTGACCCATATGCTATGTACCGCCAAGGCAGTGCTCCCAGCGCTCAAGCTAGTGACCCATATGCCATGTACCGCCATGGCAGTGCTCCCAGCGCTCAAGCTAGTGACCCATATGCCATGTACCGCCAAGGCAGTGCTCTCAGAGCTCAAGCTAGTGACCCATATGCCATGTACCGCCAAGGCAGTGCTCTCAGAGCTCAAGCTAGTGACCCATATGCCATGTACCGCCAAGCCAGTTCTCCCAGCGCTCCAGCTATTGACCCATATGCCATGTACCGCCGAGCTATCGCTACTGATCAAGCTAACGACCCATACACCATGTACAGGCAGGCTAATGCTAACGATCCCTTAGAAATGTACCGTGAAGCTGCAGCCTCCATGCACAGACATGTCCCCCCCTCCCCGCCACAGCAGGCCCCCGCCCCCCCTCCCCGCTATGAGGAGCCCACACAGGAGGATCGCCACCCGCTGGGCCCCCGGGGAAGGACCAAGGAGGGCTATGAATGCTTCATCGGCTACGACCAGGAGTGCTATCCAATAGCCCGCGCAGAGCCGCGTTCTGGCGTCCACCGTAACACCGCCTACCCCGCCGAGCCCTATGAGCCGCATCTCAATGCCGATGGATCACGGAACGGAGTTCTGGAGCCTTCTGACCCCGACTGTGACCCGGAGTACGACACCAACTGCCGCCTGCGTCGCTATGAACCCCGGGAGGATCTGCTGCCAGACGCCAACGCCCAAGCTGTACACCAGGGGGAGCCACAGCACAGCCGGGACCATAGCTACAACcagggggagccagagagagaaagcgaggcaGATTCAGAGCCATACCAGAGTGGCCAGGAGGAGACCTACGGGGCTTACCCCCCTCCCTCGCAGGGGCTGTCATACGGGTCCTACCCCTCAACCCAGCAGGGAATGCCCAGCTTCCAGGACATGCTGAGAGGATACGGAGACCAGTACCCTGAACAGGATAACCACAGAGCATACGCTGCTGACTACCGCCAAAAAtaa
- the adipoqa gene encoding adiponectin: MVTMSWMLLLCVLAEGYRSEVGVQEGCGHWMGGVPGTPGLDGQDGRDGREGRQGETGDTGLPGVRGERGEVGEVGGDGFQGRRGFPGAPGLQGQRGESSFLYRSAFSVGLTTPTTTTDTPLHFTKIFYNEQHHYDDISGKFRCFIPGVYYFTFHLTVQGQGCKVGLYRNGRVMSLTLDQFLTSDLDQSSGGAVLNLSSGDQVWLQVYGAEQEEVGIYADINNDSTFTGFLIQPRLPSSPLDNRRR; this comes from the exons ATGGTAACAATGAGCTGGATGCTGCTGTTGTGTGTGCTGGCAGAGGGGTATAGGTCAGAGGTCGGAGTTCAGGAGGGGTGCGGCCATTGGATGGGAGGTGTTCCTGGGACTCCTGGTCTGGACGGGCAggatgggagagatgggagagagggacgccagggagagacaggagacactgGACTTCCAG GTGTGcgaggtgagaggggagaggtgggggaagTTGGGGGGGACGGATTCCAGGGACGACGGGGTTTCCCGGGGGCCCCAGGGCTGCAGGGGCAGAGGGGCGAGAGTTCCTTCCTGTATCGCTCTGCCTTCAGCGTGGGACTAACCACACCCACTACCACGACAGACACACCCCTTCACTTCACCAAGATATTCTACAACGAACAg CATCACTATGATGACATCTCAGGGAAGTTCCGCTGTTTTATCCCCGGAGTGTACTACTTCACCTTCCACCTCACTGTACAG gGTCAGGGGTGTAAGGTGGGGCTGTACCGTAACGGCCGTGTCATGTCGCTGACTCTGGACCAgttcctgacctctgacctggacCAGTCCTCTGGAGGGGCGGTCCTAAACCTCTCATCTGGAGACCAGGTATGGCTGCAG GTGTATGGTGCGGAACAGGAAGAAGTTGGAATTTACGCTGACATCAACAACGACTCCACCTTTACTGGCTTTCTGATTCAGCCGCGCCTACCTAGCAGCCCATTGGACAACCGCCGACGCTGA
- the cops9 gene encoding COP9 signalosome complex subunit 9: MKPAVDEMFPEGAGPYVDLDEAGGSSGLLMDLAANEKAVHSDFFNDFEDLFDDEDLQ; this comes from the exons ATGAAACCAGCGGTGGACGAGATGTTCCCTGAAGGCGCCGGGCCTTATGTGGATCTAGACGAG gcAGGGGGCAGCAGCGGTCTGCTCATGGACCTGGCAGCAAATGAGAAAGCAGTGCACTCAGACTTCTTCAACg acTTCGAGGATTTGTTTGATGATGAGGACCTGCAGTGA
- the LOC135563695 gene encoding apolipoprotein D-like produces MQPLQVLCVVLVTSSVAHAQTVHLGRCPTPPIQQDFNVTKYLGRWYEAEKLPAVFERGKCQQATYSLLHDRTHTLTSQTPLPHLSLCVCLGLPGDPYLVLSTDYRSFSLVYSCTDFLINFSVDVAWIVSRTRSLPRDVISRLHGDLEAIGVNLRCLTVSDQTSCDTVA; encoded by the exons ATGCAGCCTTTGCAG GTACTGTGTGTTGTCCTGGTCACCTCATCGGTTGCACATGCTCAGACCGTTCACCTGGGAAGATGCCCCACACCCCCAATTCAACAGGACTTCAACGTCACCA AATACCTGGGCAGGTGGTATGAGGCAGAGAAGCTGCCTGCTGTATTTGAGAGAGGGAAGTGCCAACAGGCCACATACTCACTACTCCACGATAGAACTCATACACTCACATCACAGACT CCCCTacctcacctgtctctctgtgtgtgtctaggtTTACCAGGTGATCCATACTTGGTTCTGTCTACAGACTACAGAAGTTTCTCTCTGGTCTACTCCTGCACAGACTTCCTTATCAATTT TTCCGTCGACGTTGCCTGGATCGTTTCCCGGACACGATCGTTGCCAAGGGATGTCATCAGCCGCCTCCATGGTGACCTGGAGGCCATCGGTGTCAACCTCAGATGCCTCACAGTGTCAGACCAGACGTCCTGTGACACTGTGGCCTGA
- the LOC115104969 gene encoding uncharacterized protein LOC115104969 isoform X2 → MAGRSRTSFSGVLTAALLATILLPEFLSAGPVFQKLNGHGDATEETAVAMASSRRLVRNRRNISWYKQHSDFWSWYKYFTDNGNTEAVQELDRVYLAYLQNKNRAEGRRSYKAYLGHLGDIYKACADSEDPNCVASATSRQKPETPKAPPKPAPVKACDPYRDPYCLYAAKSQPPPSPGPVKAPAPNYVRAPVAVKEPHSGYYYSPAVQPFLSKEQKAELLRICSAEDVDCLQYHLRAAFGHNPSAGPLPSYAHLGCDPKDPTCKPQLVQKAPSGLFLRYPNCDPRDPRCVYAASLQAPRSPAPAGPGSCNPLFEDGCNPLTATKYATAPEEFKEEHKDEPAAMRAAPPAPEQRSDPFAMYRDANANGNHQGSAPSSQAGDPYSMFRQGSALSAQASDPYAMYRQGSARSAQASDPYAMYRQGSAPSAQASDPYAMYRHGSAPSAQASDPYAMYRQGSALRAQASDPYAMYRQGSALRAQASDPYAMYRQASSPSAPAIDPYAMYRRAIATDQANDPYTMYRQANANDPLEMYREAAASMHRHVPPSPPQQAPAPPPRYEEPTQEDRHPLGPRGRTKEGYECFIGYDQECYPIARAEPRSGVHRNTAYPAEPYEPHLNADGSRNGVLEPSDPDCDPEYDTNCRLRRYEPREDLLPDANAQAVHQGEPQHSRDHSYNQGEPERESEADSEPYQSGQEETYGAYPPPSQGLSYGSYPSTQQGMPSFQDMLRGYGDQYPEQDNHRAYAADYRQK, encoded by the exons aTGGCTGGAAGGAGCAGAACGTCGTTCTCCGGTGTGTTGACTGCTGCTCTGCTGGCCACCATACTGCTGCCTG AATTCCTGTCGGCAGGGCCGGTGTTTCAGAAGCTCAATGGACATG GGGATGCCACTGAAGAGACAGCGGTTGCCATGGCATCGTCAAGGAGGCTTGTCCGTAACCGTAGAAACATCAGCTGGTACAAGCAACACTCAGACTTCTGGAGCTGGTACAAATACTTCACGGACAATGGAAACACGGAGGCA GTCCAGGAGCTGGACAGGGTCTACCTGGCCTACCTCCAAAATAAGAACCGTGCTGAGGGACGTCGCTCTTATAAGGCCTACCTGGGCCACCTAGGGGACATCTACAAGGCCTGCGCCGACTCAGAGGACCCAAATTGCGTGGCCTCGGCCACTAGCCGGCAAAAACCTGAAACCCCCAAGGCCCCTCCTAAGCCCGCCCCTGTCAAGGCCTGTGACCCCTACAG GGACCCATATTGTCTGTATGCTGCCAAGAGCCAGCCCCCACCTTCCCCTGGCCCGGTCAAGGCCCCAGCCCCCAATTATGTGCGTGCCCCTGTGGCTGTTAAAGAACCTCATTCTGGGTACTACTACTCCCCCGCTGTGCAGCCCTTCCTGTCCAAG GAGCAGAAGGCGGAGCTGCTGCGTATCTGTTCAGCGGAGGACGTGGACTGTCTCCAGTACCACCTGAGAGCTGCTTTCGGCCACAATCCCTCCGCTGGGCCCCTGCCCTCCTACGCCCACCTGGGCTGTGACCCGAAAGACCCCACCTGTAAACCCCAGCTGGTCCAAAAAGCTCCCTCCGGCCTCTTCCTCCGTTACCCCAACTGTGACCCCAGAGACCCTCGTTGCGTCTACGCTGCATCCCTACAG GCACCCCGTTCCCCCGCCCCGGCAGGTCCTGGTTCCTGCAACCCTCTGTTTGAGGACGGTTGTAACCCTCTCACTGCAACCAAGTACGCCACGGCACCAGAGGAGTTCAAGGAAGAACACAAAGATGAACCCGCCGCAATGCGTGCTGCGCCCCCAGCTCCCGAGCAACGCAGCGACCCATTCGCTATGTACAGGGATGCTAATGCTAATGGTAACCACCAAGGCAGTGCTCCAAGCTCTCAAGCTGGTGACCCATATTCCATGTTCCGCCAAGGCAGTGCTCTCAGCGCTCAAGCTAGTGACCCATATGCCATGTACCGCCAAGGCAGTGCTCGCAGTGCTCAAGCTAGTGACCCATATGCTATGTACCGCCAAGGCAGTGCTCCCAGCGCTCAAGCTAGTGACCCATATGCCATGTACCGCCATGGCAGTGCTCCCAGCGCTCAAGCTAGTGACCCATATGCCATGTACCGCCAAGGCAGTGCTCTCAGAGCTCAAGCTAGTGACCCATATGCCATGTACCGCCAAGGCAGTGCTCTCAGAGCTCAAGCTAGTGACCCATATGCCATGTACCGCCAAGCCAGTTCTCCCAGCGCTCCAGCTATTGACCCATATGCCATGTACCGCCGAGCTATCGCTACTGATCAAGCTAACGACCCATACACCATGTACAGGCAGGCTAATGCTAACGATCCCTTAGAAATGTACCGTGAAGCTGCAGCCTCCATGCACAGACATGTCCCCCCCTCCCCGCCACAGCAGGCCCCCGCCCCCCCTCCCCGCTATGAGGAGCCCACACAGGAGGATCGCCACCCGCTGGGCCCCCGGGGAAGGACCAAGGAGGGCTATGAATGCTTCATCGGCTACGACCAGGAGTGCTATCCAATAGCCCGCGCAGAGCCGCGTTCTGGCGTCCACCGTAACACCGCCTACCCCGCCGAGCCCTATGAGCCGCATCTCAATGCCGATGGATCACGGAACGGAGTTCTGGAGCCTTCTGACCCCGACTGTGACCCGGAGTACGACACCAACTGCCGCCTGCGTCGCTATGAACCCCGGGAGGATCTGCTGCCAGACGCCAACGCCCAAGCTGTACACCAGGGGGAGCCACAGCACAGCCGGGACCATAGCTACAACcagggggagccagagagagaaagcgaggcaGATTCAGAGCCATACCAGAGTGGCCAGGAGGAGACCTACGGGGCTTACCCCCCTCCCTCGCAGGGGCTGTCATACGGGTCCTACCCCTCAACCCAGCAGGGAATGCCCAGCTTCCAGGACATGCTGAGAGGATACGGAGACCAGTACCCTGAACAGGATAACCACAGAGCATACGCTGCTGACTACCGCCAAAAAtaa